Within the Flavobacterium sp. CG_23.5 genome, the region AAAAGTCGATTTCATAATCACTTCCTTAGGTTCACCAGAAGAAACCATTAAGGCAGCCCATAAAGTAGGTATTAAAGTTTTTTGTGATGTTACTGACTTGGCTTTTGCCAAAAAAGTGGAAAGTTTAGGTGCTGATGCCGTAATTGCAGTTAACAAACTGGCTGGTGGACATAGAGGGAATTATGCTCCAGAAGAATTAATTAAAGAGTTAAATTTAAATACGGGATTACCAGTTATTTCCGCTGGTGGTGTTAGTACTAAATCAGATTTAGATAAAATGTTGAGTTATGGTGCGGTAGGGGTGTCTGTGGGTAGTCCTTTTATAGCCTCACATGAGTCTGGCGTTTCAGAGGAATACAAGCAAGCCTGTGTTGATTATGGTGCAAAAGATATTGTTTTGACTGAGAAAATTTCGGGGACGCCTTGTACGGTTATTAACACGCCTTACATTCAAAAAGTAGGAACAAAACAAACGTGGTTAGAAAGCACTTTAAATAAAAATAAAAGCTTGAAAAAGTGGGTGAAAATGATTCGATATGTGTTGGGATCTAATGCAGTGACCAAAGCAGCTACTGAAGTTACCTATAAAACGGTTTGGGTTGCCGGACCAACAATTGAAAACACGAGGGCAATACGCCCAGTTTCTGCTATTGTTGATACATTAACGGTTTGATTTTATAAAGAGTAGAGACAGGTCGCGACCTGTCCCTACGATCGATCCAAAACAACAATTTCTATCCTGAACGCATATTGTAACAAAATACAAATTATCCTGTGCGTAATCATATCCTTTTAATCTATTGCTTTTCCTATTTTTCAAAGGGGTATTTTTATTTAGCATTAAAGATATAAATAATATCCCACAAAAAAAACGTTCCCTTTCGAGAACGCTTTCTATCTATTAAAAACAAAAATTAGATTTTATCAATCCACAATCTCGCATTCACAAAGGCTTCATGCCAAGGCGAAACTTCGTCGTTTCTATCTTTTGGGTAATGTGCCCAATTCCATTGGAACGTAGAACGCTCAATGTGAGGCATCATAACTAAATGGCGTCCTGTGGTGTCGCAAAGCATCGCCACATCATAATGAGAACCGTTTGGATTGGCAGGGTAGCCTTCGTAACCGTATTTGGCAACGATATTGTAATTTTCTTCGCCCAAAGGCAATTCAAATTTTCCTTCTCCATGCGAAACCCAAACTCCAAGTGTGGCTCCAGCCAAGCTAGATAGCATCACCGATTTGTTATCCTGTACTTTTACAGAGGTAAAAATACTTTCGTGTTTATTACTGTCGTTGTGCAGCATTTTTGGCATTTCTTCATGCTCTGAATGAATTAAACCCAATTCTACAAATAACTGGCAACCGTTACAAATCCCTACCGACAAGGTATCTTCACGTTTGAAGAAATTATCCAAAGCGGTTTTTGCTTTTTCGTTGTATAAAAAGGCTCCCGCCCAACCTTTGGCAGAACCTAATACATCCGAATTCGAGAATCCTCCCACAGCACCAATGAACTGAATGTCTTCCAAGGTTTCACGACCCGAAATCAAATCAGTCATGTGAACATCTTTGACATCAAAACCAGCTAAGTACATCGCATTCGCCATTTCACGCTCGGAATTACTTCCTTTTTCACGAATAATAGCCGCTTTTGGACGTGGTTTAGAATTGTCGATTACTGCTTTCTTTCCTGTAAAATGTGTTGGAAAAGTATAGTTTAAAGGTTGATTTTTATAATTCTCGAAACGCGCCTGAGCCATTCCGTTTTTAGATTGCTTTTGGTCCAATAAAAACGAAGTTTTAAACCAAATGTCTCTGTATGTAGGTATGTCAAAAGTCAAATGTCCAAGGTCTAAAGTTCCGTTTTCGACCACTTTTCCAAGTTTGTAGAACGTAACTTTATTTGCTTCTAATTTAGATTCTACTTCAGCATCTGATTTTGCTTGGAAAACAATCCCGATATTTTCAGCAAAAAGATATTTGATGATATCTTTTTCTTCGAATCCCGAAGCTTCGGGAGAGAAATCTATTTTAGCTCCTAAATTAGTATCAGCAAAACACATTTCTAATAAAGTTGTAATTAAACCACCACTTCCTATGTCGTGTCCCGCCAAAATATTGTCTTCAAGGATTAATTCCTGAATGGTATTGAAAGCTCTTTTGAAAAAGGCCGCATCTTTAATTGTTGGTGCGTCCTTACCTATTGTGTTCAACGTTTGTGCAAACGATGAACCACCCAGTTTGTATTCATCTTGCGATAAATTGATATAATAAATAGAACCACCGTCTTTTTGTAAAACAGGTTCTACCACTTTTCTGATATCGGTACAGTTTCCACCTGCTGAAATAATAACCGTTCCCGGTGCAATTACTTCTTCGTTTGGATATTTTTGTTTCATCGAAAGTGAATCTTTTCCCGTTGGAATATTTATCCCCAATTCAATTGCAAAATTTGAACAACTTTCTACGGCGGCATACAAACGAGCATCTTCTCCTTCGTTTTTACAAGCCCACATCCAGTTTGCCGAAAGTGAAATTCCGTCTAAACCATTTTTAATTGGAGCCCAAACAATATTCGATAAAGCCTCAGCAATAGCGGTTCTGCTTCCTGCAACAGGATCAAGCAAAGCGGCTACAGGCGAATGCCCGATAGAAGTAGCTATTCCTTCTTTTCCGTTATAATCCAAAGCCATTACTCCGCAGTTATTCAACGGCAGTTGCAACGGTCCGGCACATTGTTGCTTGGCTACTTTACCACCCACACAACGGTCTACTTTGTTTGTTAACCAGTCTTTACAGGCCACGGCTTCCAGTTGAAGCACTTGTTCTAAGTAGGTTGATATATTTGTGATGTTATAATCTAAATCAGCATATTTTCGGTCGATAGTTGAATCTGTCATAACTACTTTTGGGGAACTTCCAAAAAAGTCTTCCAAAGCAAAATCCATTGGTTTAGCACCTGTAGTTTTTGATTCGAAAGTAAAACGATGATCTCCGGTCACGTCACCTACTTGGTACATAGGAGCACGCTCTCTATCGGCAATTTTTTGTAAGGTGTCAATATCTTTTTGTCCAATAACCAATCCCATTCTTTCTTGAGACTCGTTACCGATGATTTCTTTTGCAGAAAGTGTAGGATCGCCCACAGGCAATTTGTCCAAATCAATTAAACCACCAGTATCTTCCACTAATTCTGACAGACAGTTTAAATGTCCTCCAGCACCGTGATCGTGAATGGAAACGATTGGGTTTTCATTGCTTTCTACCAATCCACGAATGGCATTGGCTACTCTTTTTTGCATTTCTGGATTCGAACGTTGGATTGCATTTAATTCGATACCAGAATTAAAAGCACCTGTATCTGCAGAAGAAACCGCAGCTCCACCCATTCCGATTCTATAATTTTCTCCACCCAGAATAACGATTTTGTCTCCCGTTTGTGGTGTTTTTTTAATGGCTTGATCTAATTTTCCGTAACCAATTCCGCCCGCTTGCATAATCACTTTATCGAAACCTAATTTGCGTGCGTCTTCTTCGTGTTCGAAAGTCAGAATAGAACCTGTAATAAGCGGTTGTCCGAATTTGTTTCCAAAATCAGATGCTCCGTTAGAGGCTTTGATTAAAATATCCATTGGAGTCTGGTACAACCATTTTCTCTCGGTCATTCCGTTTTCCCAAGGTCTGTTTTGTTCTAATCGAGAATAGGAAGTCATATAAACTGCTGTTCCTGCCATAGGCAAAGAACCTTGTCCCCCTGCTAAACGATCACGAATTTCTCCACCTGAACCAGTTGCGGCGCCATTGAAAGGTTCGACAGTTGTTGGGAAATTATGTGTTTCTGCTTTTAAGGATATAACCGAATCAAATTCAGTGACTTCATAAAAATCAGGTTTGTCTGCACTTTTTGGAGCAAATTGCTCTACACGAGGCCCTTTTACAAAAGCAACGTTGTCTTTATATGCTGAAACGATATCATTAGGATTTTCTAACGATGTTTTCTTAATCATTTTGAATAAAGAAGATTCTTTTTCCACACCATCTATAACAAATTTCCCATTAAAAATCTTGTGACGACAGTGCTCTGAGTTGGCTTGTGAGAAACCAAAAATTTCAGAATCGGTTAGTTTTCTACCTAGTTTGATCGCTAAATCATTTAGGTATTCTACTTCTTCCGGACTTAAAGACAATCCTTCTTTTTTGTTGTATGCCGCAATATCATCAATTTCTAAAATTGCTTCCGGTGCGATATCTATGGTGAAAATAACTTGATTCAACTCGGAATATTTTTGAGAAAGCATAGGATCAAAATCCTCCGCATCAGCCGCAGCATAATGAAATTCCTCAATTCTGATGATTCCAGAAATCGCCATATTTTGGGTAATTTCCACGGCATTGGTGCTCCATGGAGTCACCATTGCGGCACGAGGACCAACAAAAAAATCCGTCAGTACGGATTTTTCGATTTTATTTGAGTCGGCAAAAAGCCAGTTTAATTTTGAAATGTCTTGAGCTGAAATTTCGTTTTGCGTTTGTACTGCAAAAACAGTTTTGCTTTGGTTTTCAAAGAAATGGATCATTGTTGTATAGTTTGTTGTATTGCGGTGCAAATTTAGTCAATTAAGATTAAAATTTCTAATAAAAAAAAGCGGCAAAATTGCCGCTTTTTAATTTTTGATTCATTAATAATAACTAATTAATTATCAGTTTCTTAATCAAAGATTTAGAATCATCAGTGATTTTTACTAAATAGACTCCTTTGTTAAGGTTAGTTACAGTTAAGGTTGAGCCAGTTGTATTCTTTCTTTCATAAACCTTTTGTCCAACAATGTTATAGATTTCAATAGAAAAGGCCTTGTTTGAATTTTCTATATAAAAGTTACCTTTAGAAGGATTTGGATACATTTTAAAGTCGTTCGAATCTCCACTTAGTGCCGTTTTAGCCGGTTTTTCAGCAATGCGGCTTCCTAAATTAGTGCAAGTATCCATGGCATAGGAATCCCATTGCGTAGCAATATTGAATGTTGTGGTTGGAGAAGTTACAGTCGATTTTCTTCTTAAAGTTATATCTATTGCAAAGTTAGCCGTTCCTCCATTAAAAGTTCCTATGATATCGATTAACACTCCGTTTTTAAATAAACCTACAGCATCATTCCCATTAAAAGCCATTTCAGCAGCTGATGTAGAAAGGTTTGCTGTGCTTGTAGAATAACAACTTAAAGCAATCAAACTGTTTACAATCGTAAATTTACTTCCATTATTTAAAGTTCCAGTCAAGGTCAATCCTGTGCTCCAAGCACCGGCGCCATTTGCTTGTTTTTTAATGCTGTAAAGTGACATATTTACGGCACTTCCTGTTGCATTTGAAATTTCCAAAGCTTTATTATTGGAAGAACCTTCAATGTATTCAGAGAATAATAAGTCAGTAGCGGTTGAACTACCGGCAGCAGTAGTAACATTTGCTACATTGCTTGAAACAGAAACATTTCCGGCTGCATCTTTGGCTTTCACAGAAAAAGTATAGGCAGTTGAAGCTGTTAATCCACTTACAGCATAAGTTGTAGTAGTTACAGTAGCTTTCAAAGTTGCACCTTGGTACACATTATAGGCAGTAACGCCCACATTATCAGTTGAAGCGGTCCAAGATAAATTGGTAGTTGTAGCAGTAGTTCCAGAAGCTGTCAAAGAAGTTGGAGCAGTTGGAGCCGTCGCGTCAGTAGTGGCAGCAATAATATTTACAGAATAATCTTCTACTTGTCCATAAGGAATTGCTTCACATGCTGTTGGAATTGCATTGTATTTCATTGAAACTCTCATTCTAGTTGTTCCTAAAGTAGCGGTTGCAGGTATGATGAAAGTGCCAGAAACCGGAGTTGTTGTCGAAATAGCTTTTGTCCAAACTTGCTCACCAGCATCCGTAAACACACCATTTTGGTTGTAATCAATCCAAACTGAATATCCTTCGCTATAAACCGTACTTGTCCAAATAGGGGTAATAGTAATTGTATAAGAGGTTCCACGTGCAGTATTTGTAGATAATGAAGTGAAATTTTCATAACCTGCTGTTCCTGTCGATGTGTTATTTATAGACCCAAAAACAACTTTGCTGATTTTATCATCTGCGGTACTAGTCCCTGCAGAAGCACAATACGATATAGAAGCCGTTGAAGTAGTAGCATTAGCTACATTACTGGAAGCAGAAACATTTCCAGCAGCATCTTTTGCTTTTACTGAAAAAGAATAGGCTGTGGCAGCTGTTAGGCCGGTTACCGCGTAAGTTGTACCTGTTACTGTTGCTTTTAATGTTGTTCCTTGATAAACATCATACCCGGTAACGCCAGTATTATCAGTAGAGGCAGTCCAACTTAAATTTGTTGATGAACTAGTAGTTCCTGA harbors:
- a CDS encoding NAD(P)H-dependent flavin oxidoreductase, whose amino-acid sequence is MTKPSLTSILNISQPLIMAPMFLVSNTKMVIEGMKSGVAGCIPALNYRTLEELRASIIELRAAKVVGGSFGYNLIVNKSNIKYKDQLAVLCEEKVDFIITSLGSPEETIKAAHKVGIKVFCDVTDLAFAKKVESLGADAVIAVNKLAGGHRGNYAPEELIKELNLNTGLPVISAGGVSTKSDLDKMLSYGAVGVSVGSPFIASHESGVSEEYKQACVDYGAKDIVLTEKISGTPCTVINTPYIQKVGTKQTWLESTLNKNKSLKKWVKMIRYVLGSNAVTKAATEVTYKTVWVAGPTIENTRAIRPVSAIVDTLTV
- the purL gene encoding phosphoribosylformylglycinamidine synthase encodes the protein MIHFFENQSKTVFAVQTQNEISAQDISKLNWLFADSNKIEKSVLTDFFVGPRAAMVTPWSTNAVEITQNMAISGIIRIEEFHYAAADAEDFDPMLSQKYSELNQVIFTIDIAPEAILEIDDIAAYNKKEGLSLSPEEVEYLNDLAIKLGRKLTDSEIFGFSQANSEHCRHKIFNGKFVIDGVEKESSLFKMIKKTSLENPNDIVSAYKDNVAFVKGPRVEQFAPKSADKPDFYEVTEFDSVISLKAETHNFPTTVEPFNGAATGSGGEIRDRLAGGQGSLPMAGTAVYMTSYSRLEQNRPWENGMTERKWLYQTPMDILIKASNGASDFGNKFGQPLITGSILTFEHEEDARKLGFDKVIMQAGGIGYGKLDQAIKKTPQTGDKIVILGGENYRIGMGGAAVSSADTGAFNSGIELNAIQRSNPEMQKRVANAIRGLVESNENPIVSIHDHGAGGHLNCLSELVEDTGGLIDLDKLPVGDPTLSAKEIIGNESQERMGLVIGQKDIDTLQKIADRERAPMYQVGDVTGDHRFTFESKTTGAKPMDFALEDFFGSSPKVVMTDSTIDRKYADLDYNITNISTYLEQVLQLEAVACKDWLTNKVDRCVGGKVAKQQCAGPLQLPLNNCGVMALDYNGKEGIATSIGHSPVAALLDPVAGSRTAIAEALSNIVWAPIKNGLDGISLSANWMWACKNEGEDARLYAAVESCSNFAIELGINIPTGKDSLSMKQKYPNEEVIAPGTVIISAGGNCTDIRKVVEPVLQKDGGSIYYINLSQDEYKLGGSSFAQTLNTIGKDAPTIKDAAFFKRAFNTIQELILEDNILAGHDIGSGGLITTLLEMCFADTNLGAKIDFSPEASGFEEKDIIKYLFAENIGIVFQAKSDAEVESKLEANKVTFYKLGKVVENGTLDLGHLTFDIPTYRDIWFKTSFLLDQKQSKNGMAQARFENYKNQPLNYTFPTHFTGKKAVIDNSKPRPKAAIIREKGSNSEREMANAMYLAGFDVKDVHMTDLISGRETLEDIQFIGAVGGFSNSDVLGSAKGWAGAFLYNEKAKTALDNFFKREDTLSVGICNGCQLFVELGLIHSEHEEMPKMLHNDSNKHESIFTSVKVQDNKSVMLSSLAGATLGVWVSHGEGKFELPLGEENYNIVAKYGYEGYPANPNGSHYDVAMLCDTTGRHLVMMPHIERSTFQWNWAHYPKDRNDEVSPWHEAFVNARLWIDKI
- a CDS encoding endonuclease, giving the protein MKKIYSFLLLMFFTASIAQIPTGYYSTATGTGYALKTQLYNIIKGHVDNGYAGLYTTYQTSDVDNFYENDGSVLDMYSEKPAGTDPYNYSLGTTQRCGTYSVEGDCYNREHIIPQSSFGSAAPMVSDAHFITPTDGKVNGQRSNYPHGMVASPTWTSLNGSKLGASTTPGYTGTVFEPIDEFKGDIARMYFYFATRYETTVSGYTFAMFNGTSNQVFTTAFLNMLLAWNAQDPVNAREIARNNAIYGTQNNRNPYIDHPEYVQAVWNPTADSQAPTAPTSLAVTGTTTSTVSISWLASTDNVAVTGYNVYMNNVLKTTVTGLSTTITGLTASTAYSFYVTAKDAAANSSTASNTVSGTTSSTSDTQAPTAPTSLLASGTTSSSTNLSWTASTDNTGVTGYDVYQGTTLKATVTGTTYAVTGLTAATAYSFSVKAKDAAGNVSASSNVANATTSTASISYCASAGTSTADDKISKVVFGSINNTSTGTAGYENFTSLSTNTARGTSYTITITPIWTSTVYSEGYSVWIDYNQNGVFTDAGEQVWTKAISTTTPVSGTFIIPATATLGTTRMRVSMKYNAIPTACEAIPYGQVEDYSVNIIAATTDATAPTAPTSLTASGTTATTTNLSWTASTDNVGVTAYNVYQGATLKATVTTTTYAVSGLTASTAYTFSVKAKDAAGNVSVSSNVANVTTAAGSSTATDLLFSEYIEGSSNNKALEISNATGSAVNMSLYSIKKQANGAGAWSTGLTLTGTLNNGSKFTIVNSLIALSCYSTSTANLSTSAAEMAFNGNDAVGLFKNGVLIDIIGTFNGGTANFAIDITLRRKSTVTSPTTTFNIATQWDSYAMDTCTNLGSRIAEKPAKTALSGDSNDFKMYPNPSKGNFYIENSNKAFSIEIYNIVGQKVYERKNTTGSTLTVTNLNKGVYLVKITDDSKSLIKKLIIN